The Blattabacterium cuenoti genome segment TATTAATCGTATTTTATCATTAGGAATGGATATAATATGGAGAAAAAAATTGGTTTATTTATTAAATAATTTTCATAAAAAAAAAAATTTTCTAAATATATTAGACTTAGCAACTGGAACTGGAGATTTAACATTTTTATTATCAAAAATATTCACTAACTCTTATATTATTGGATTAGATCCATCTAATAAAATGTTAGAAATAGCAAAAAATAAATTAAATAATTCTAAAAATATTTTAATAAAAAAAAGAATACAATTTATTACAGGTTATTCTCAGAATATACCATTTAAGAATAAAAATTTTGATATTGTAACTATTTCATTTGGAATAAGAAATTTTCAATTTCTTCATTTATCTTTAAATGAAATATATAGAATTTTAAAAAATAATGGAACTTTAGCAATTTTAGAATTTTCTATTCCATCTAATTTTTTAATCAGAAAAATTTATTATTTTTATAATAATTTGTTTATGAGTAATATAGGAGGATTTTTATCAAAAAATTATTCTGCTTTTAATTATTTAAAAGAATCTATTAAACATTTTAATTATTCTGGGGAAAAAATGAAAAAATTATTAACATATCATAATTTTAATTATGTACATATGGAAAAATTATCATTAGAAATTGCTTCAATATATCTTTCAAAAAAAATAACAAATAATAATTATTCAAGATAAACAGAATAAAATAATAAATATATGATAAAATATATATCTGAATTTGTAACCTGTTATTTTCTAAAAAAAAGAATAAAAAATATAAAAATATTTATGCATAATCCTGTAGATGTACAAAATAATTTGATGAATCAATTAATTATGTCTGCTAAAAACACCGAATTTGGTAAAAAATATGGATTTAATGATATAAAAAAATATAAAAATTTTGTTGAAAGAATACCTATATGTAAATATTCTGACTTAGAATCAACAATTAATAGAATTAGAAAAGGGGAAAAAAATATATTATGGCCTGGTACAGTAAAATGGTTTGCAAGATCATCCGGAACTACTAACACAAAAAGTAAGTATATACCAATTACTGAAGAATCTATA includes the following:
- the ubiE gene encoding bifunctional demethylmenaquinone methyltransferase/2-methoxy-6-polyprenyl-1,4-benzoquinol methylase UbiE yields the protein MKKSLKEKLIKNMFDHISIKYDFINRILSLGMDIIWRKKLVYLLNNFHKKKNFLNILDLATGTGDLTFLLSKIFTNSYIIGLDPSNKMLEIAKNKLNNSKNILIKKRIQFITGYSQNIPFKNKNFDIVTISFGIRNFQFLHLSLNEIYRILKNNGTLAILEFSIPSNFLIRKIYYFYNNLFMSNIGGFLSKNYSAFNYLKESIKHFNYSGEKMKKLLTYHNFNYVHMEKLSLEIASIYLSKKITNNNYSR